One part of the Brachyspira sp. SAP_772 genome encodes these proteins:
- the tva(B) gene encoding ABC-F type ribosomal protection protein Tva(B), with amino-acid sequence MFVKFNKVSFSYDSSDNILNDVSFHIDNTCTAIVGENGCGKTTLAKLITGILKPNFGSIEYSNKNIISAYCNQECVDLPNNAESLFYDNSSYSGYLTSIFKIDYSYLYRFDTLSFGERKRLQIASALYSNPDILVLDEPTNHIDNECKDILINVIKRLDCIVIIISHDIDFLDELVSKCIFIRNGECKIRIGNYTQCRGYERDEEKYNFSLYEESKKKSKILENRYKKLQNESDAKKSKFGSKRHIDKKDHDAKAKVDAARLTGKDAKLAAKAKQAKSLYNKSIVEKEAIYIKKREVMNMEFIGEKYKGKFLFYLEAGETKINNIVFKNPELIIKKDSRVGIEGVNGAGKTTLLNYILETMYDNSISKEKIVYIPQDIDRDDWNDTFNNIKALNHESLGFLMSFVNRLGSNAKSVINSLNHSPGEMRKIMLGMAVIKNPYIIILDEPTNHLDIDSIERLEEALISFNCALLIVSHNKNFLKRIVDTKWILNKTNDYTIINIENK; translated from the coding sequence ATGTTTGTGAAATTCAATAAAGTTTCTTTTTCTTATGATAGTTCTGATAATATATTAAATGATGTTTCTTTTCATATAGATAATACCTGCACTGCAATAGTAGGCGAAAACGGATGTGGTAAAACTACGCTTGCTAAACTTATAACAGGTATATTAAAGCCTAATTTTGGAAGTATAGAATATTCAAATAAAAATATTATAAGTGCTTACTGTAATCAAGAGTGTGTTGATTTGCCCAATAATGCTGAAAGTTTGTTTTATGATAACAGTTCATATTCAGGATATTTAACATCAATATTTAAAATAGATTATAGTTATTTATATAGGTTTGATACTCTTAGTTTTGGAGAGAGAAAAAGGCTTCAAATAGCTTCTGCATTATATTCTAATCCTGATATATTAGTATTAGATGAACCTACTAATCATATTGATAATGAATGTAAAGATATACTTATTAATGTTATAAAAAGGCTTGATTGTATTGTTATAATTATTAGTCATGATATTGATTTTCTTGATGAATTAGTTTCTAAATGCATATTTATAAGGAATGGGGAGTGCAAAATAAGAATAGGCAATTATACGCAATGCAGAGGCTATGAAAGAGATGAGGAAAAGTATAATTTCAGTTTATATGAAGAAAGTAAGAAAAAATCTAAAATATTAGAAAATAGATATAAAAAACTTCAAAATGAGTCAGATGCTAAAAAAAGCAAATTTGGAAGTAAAAGACATATAGATAAAAAAGACCATGATGCTAAAGCAAAAGTTGATGCTGCAAGACTTACAGGAAAAGATGCAAAACTTGCTGCAAAAGCTAAGCAGGCAAAAAGTTTATATAATAAAAGTATAGTAGAAAAAGAGGCTATATATATAAAAAAGAGAGAAGTTATGAATATGGAGTTTATAGGAGAAAAATATAAAGGGAAGTTTTTATTTTATCTTGAAGCTGGAGAAACAAAAATAAATAATATAGTTTTTAAAAATCCTGAACTTATAATAAAGAAAGACAGCAGAGTAGGTATTGAAGGAGTAAACGGTGCAGGCAAAACTACTTTATTAAATTATATACTAGAAACAATGTATGATAATTCTATAAGTAAAGAGAAAATAGTATATATACCTCAAGATATAGACAGAGACGATTGGAATGACACTTTTAATAATATAAAAGCATTAAATCATGAATCATTGGGCTTTTTAATGAGCTTTGTAAACAGACTTGGAAGCAATGCTAAATCTGTTATTAATTCATTAAATCATAGCCCTGGAGAAATGCGTAAAATAATGCTTGGTATGGCAGTTATAAAAAATCCATATATTATAATATTAGATGAGCCTACTAATCATCTTGATATAGATTCTATAGAGCGTTTAGAAGAGGCTTTAATTTCTTTTAATTGTGCTTTGCTTATAGTAAGTCATAATAAAAATTTTTTAAAGAGAATAGTTGATACAAAATGGATATTAAATAAAACTAATGATTATACTATTATTAATATAGAAAATAAATAA
- a CDS encoding ABC transporter substrate-binding protein encodes MKYNNKFFFLIIFTILISCSNNNQEEISEIDRGGALIDKIIYEVRTDMTIAIKDVADGRADLMASGIDGSTYLSLSESDLEKLDTYAVPSGSWSLLFNPVPNKAPYTVTTRDGKTHFNPLAIKEVRFAMNFLIDRKKLVDEILRGAGEPSFTQATPGQPGTYRYNLIPSKMGMTANGNEEKAINDINKAMEKAANLPENRGKLKKENGWWKYNGEVVTIKFVIRVDDPTGRLPAGNAISDLIEKTGIKVEKLLYDRNKSTQVVYGSNPKDYEWNIITEAWGAGATRAWWDVTLRQMYVREGNYMPGGNIAEFWNYDNKEASKISDKNSNGWFLTADEYWNGNMRLQEIGLEDAVRIYLNSQTQFFVANKERFNRRMLYGVGDGVNDWSIRSADIKPNRNGEKVLRVLQHSAQGSLFISPWDPVGVGGFSDAYSAIMIGPCSDAGATFESPSTAKTEFILGDADTNSLEIGVRAGDNGIPVGTVKVPNNAKMYNPYTQKWEEGLTTKVENGEIIYKKADNLTAYVKCDFKPRYFKWHHGIDSSLVDLMYGSVFIANIITKTNENDKYYDSAMAGRYTSAMDNAVGSVINEDGSFTLYGNYYWPMDMNRQIAIAAVGPKIGNPNRNTVIPFEINEAIMKIVLEGSKSGNVYTISQDQSLTAIDVKNPTCVSDIKEKLIEMRDREYIPAGIEDFITKEEAVKRYQAAIDFIDKYGHAYISNGPFFISRIDSKANYIELTAFKDYGYTAEYWIEKLSTKMSRIEDIEMPAIVNRNSDMNIYIYVSSYNYPNNALEMPDPNTKVKLLLQLQNGGEREYNAVLENDVFKLTITKEELATLPKGNYIFVIESYIADETPYIETRNFILQ; translated from the coding sequence ATGAAATATAATAATAAATTCTTTTTTTTAATAATATTCACTATATTAATTTCATGTTCTAATAATAATCAAGAAGAAATAAGCGAGATAGATAGAGGCGGGGCATTAATAGATAAGATAATATATGAAGTGAGAACCGATATGACAATAGCTATTAAAGATGTGGCAGATGGACGTGCTGATTTAATGGCTAGCGGAATAGATGGAAGCACATATTTATCATTAAGTGAAAGTGATTTGGAGAAACTTGATACTTATGCTGTGCCTTCTGGTTCTTGGTCTTTGCTTTTTAATCCTGTTCCAAATAAAGCACCATACACAGTTACTACAAGAGACGGCAAAACTCATTTTAATCCTTTAGCTATAAAAGAAGTAAGATTTGCAATGAATTTTTTGATAGACAGAAAAAAGCTTGTTGATGAAATTTTAAGAGGGGCAGGGGAGCCTTCATTTACTCAGGCAACACCAGGTCAGCCAGGCACTTATAGATATAATCTCATTCCTTCAAAAATGGGTATGACAGCAAACGGCAATGAAGAGAAAGCTATTAATGATATAAATAAAGCTATGGAAAAAGCTGCTAATCTTCCAGAAAATAGAGGAAAGCTAAAAAAAGAAAATGGCTGGTGGAAATATAATGGTGAAGTAGTAACTATTAAATTTGTTATAAGAGTTGATGACCCTACAGGAAGACTTCCTGCAGGCAATGCAATATCTGATTTAATAGAAAAAACAGGCATAAAAGTAGAAAAATTATTATACGACAGAAACAAATCCACCCAAGTTGTGTATGGTTCAAACCCAAAAGATTATGAATGGAATATTATAACAGAAGCTTGGGGAGCAGGGGCGACAAGAGCTTGGTGGGACGTTACGCTTAGGCAAATGTATGTAAGAGAAGGAAACTATATGCCAGGCGGAAACATTGCAGAGTTTTGGAATTATGACAACAAAGAAGCTTCTAAAATAAGCGATAAAAATTCAAACGGCTGGTTTTTAACTGCTGATGAATATTGGAATGGTAATATGCGTTTGCAAGAGATTGGGCTTGAAGATGCTGTGCGAATATATTTAAACTCTCAAACACAGTTTTTTGTAGCAAACAAAGAAAGATTTAACAGAAGAATGCTTTACGGTGTTGGCGATGGTGTTAATGATTGGTCTATAAGAAGTGCCGACATAAAGCCAAATAGAAACGGTGAAAAAGTATTAAGAGTTCTTCAGCATTCTGCTCAGGGTTCATTGTTTATAAGCCCTTGGGACCCTGTTGGAGTAGGCGGATTTTCTGATGCATATTCTGCTATAATGATAGGTCCTTGCTCTGATGCTGGTGCTACATTTGAATCGCCTTCTACAGCTAAAACAGAGTTTATACTTGGGGACGCTGATACTAATAGTTTAGAGATAGGTGTTAGAGCGGGTGATAATGGTATACCTGTAGGCACTGTAAAAGTTCCTAATAATGCTAAAATGTATAACCCTTATACTCAAAAATGGGAAGAGGGTTTAACTACAAAAGTTGAAAATGGGGAGATAATTTATAAAAAAGCTGATAATCTTACTGCTTATGTAAAATGTGATTTTAAGCCTAGATATTTTAAATGGCATCATGGCATAGATTCTTCTTTAGTTGATTTGATGTATGGAAGTGTATTTATTGCAAACATAATAACAAAGACAAATGAAAATGATAAGTATTATGATTCTGCTATGGCTGGAAGATATACTTCGGCTATGGATAATGCAGTTGGAAGTGTAATAAATGAAGATGGAAGTTTTACTCTTTATGGAAACTATTACTGGCCAATGGATATGAATAGGCAAATTGCTATTGCAGCAGTTGGTCCTAAAATAGGCAACCCTAATAGAAACACTGTTATTCCTTTTGAGATAAATGAGGCTATAATGAAAATAGTTCTTGAAGGCTCTAAATCTGGTAATGTTTATACTATTTCACAGGATCAATCATTGACTGCTATAGATGTAAAAAATCCTACTTGCGTTTCTGACATAAAAGAAAAATTAATTGAGATGAGAGACAGAGAATATATACCTGCGGGAATAGAAGATTTTATCACAAAAGAAGAGGCGGTTAAAAGATATCAGGCTGCTATTGACTTTATAGATAAATACGGGCACGCTTATATATCAAACGGACCTTTCTTTATTTCAAGAATAGATTCAAAGGCTAATTATATAGAATTAACTGCATTTAAAGATTATGGATATACTGCAGAATATTGGATAGAAAAATTATCAACAAAAATGAGCAGAATAGAAGACATTGAAATGCCTGCAATAGTAAATAGAAATAGTGATATGAATATATATATTTATGTTTCATCATACAATTATCCTAATAATGCTTTAGAGATGCCAGACCCTAATACTAAAGTAAAATTGCTCCTTCAATTACAAAATGGAGGCGAAAGAGAATATAATGCTGTTTTAGAAAATGATGTGTTTAAGCTAACTATAACAAAAGAGGAATTAGCGACTCTTCCAAAAGGAAATTATATTTTTGTGATAGAATCTTATATTGCTGATGAAACGCCTTATATAGAAACAAGAAATTTTATATTACAATAA
- a CDS encoding tetratricopeptide repeat protein, whose protein sequence is MQNYMDNILNHISYNIKNEDYEGTLEALDNILKKVPKNYRANLYKGQVCVEIKKFDDAIKYFEEAKRVDINTFKSYNLLGISYHAIKNYDKAIECFYETLKIMPKSYTAYNLLGISYYKKNQHEKAIECFNKAIEINPKYDKAYNNLALYHYRSKNYEAAINFFENSKSMDEMTFKAYDMLGMCYYNIDNYDKAIECLNRYLQSNSRSYKISNTLGAIYSYLKDYDKAIEYFNKAIEINPKYANAYNNLALIFFNKKNFDKAALYFDKARKFDLDSFTDYYKLAVSYYSKKYYYEAIEHFNKVIERNPNPYKAYNFIGLCYSSNEEYDKSIEYFKKAIETNDMYYKAYNNLANAYLNLKDYDEAIKYFKSSIEINDTDEAYYGIAICYYNKGEKETAAYYLNKNIDNINENYIDMLFNIYIDLEDYDKAFVCVRKNNKYYDKLINILYDKKEYSKIIALFEENNEINKNNAVNDNEIIANSYFYTKNYDKAIEYYKKLLETNKDNFIYYNNIAILFFLKNDYTSIVETYLKYLENNSLASYNIFLLSYSLLANKKISYNDFLKLTDKCLEKSITYTNYTKTIYQTLKYDTNTLKTIFENRIQFCDSNTILKDDFTENHLRALKPILEKTNIISFHKSIDDINNWNTDTICVEYELLDSNVYIIDKNDNANAYGKKAKFLSSNENIEYGNLLSIFYKDSDKIISYKKELQLKVKAVYLSYSFDDSDINLMKCILKNENIKLYKMNNDNSYNEI, encoded by the coding sequence ATGCAAAACTATATGGATAATATTTTAAATCATATATCCTATAATATTAAAAATGAAGATTATGAAGGAACTTTAGAAGCATTAGACAATATTCTAAAAAAAGTACCAAAAAATTATAGAGCCAATTTATACAAAGGACAAGTATGTGTTGAAATAAAAAAATTTGATGATGCTATAAAATATTTCGAGGAAGCTAAAAGAGTAGATATTAACACATTTAAATCATACAATTTACTTGGCATAAGCTATCATGCAATAAAAAACTATGACAAAGCTATAGAGTGCTTTTATGAAACATTAAAAATAATGCCAAAATCTTATACTGCATACAATTTACTCGGCATAAGTTATTACAAAAAAAATCAACATGAAAAAGCAATAGAATGTTTTAATAAAGCAATAGAAATTAATCCAAAATATGATAAAGCCTATAACAATTTAGCATTATATCATTATAGAAGTAAAAATTATGAAGCAGCAATAAACTTTTTTGAAAACTCAAAGAGCATGGATGAAATGACTTTTAAAGCCTATGATATGCTTGGAATGTGTTATTATAATATTGACAATTATGATAAAGCAATAGAATGTTTGAATAGATATTTGCAAAGCAACAGCCGCTCATACAAAATATCAAATACATTAGGAGCAATATATTCCTACTTAAAAGATTATGATAAAGCAATAGAATATTTTAATAAGGCAATAGAAATTAATCCTAAATATGCTAATGCCTACAATAACCTCGCATTAATATTTTTTAACAAAAAAAACTTTGATAAAGCAGCATTATATTTTGATAAAGCAAGAAAGTTTGATTTAGATTCTTTTACAGATTATTATAAATTGGCAGTTAGTTATTATTCAAAAAAATATTATTATGAAGCAATAGAACATTTTAATAAAGTAATAGAAAGAAATCCTAATCCATATAAGGCTTATAATTTTATAGGGCTTTGCTACTCATCAAATGAAGAATACGATAAATCTATAGAATATTTTAAAAAGGCTATAGAAACAAATGATATGTATTATAAGGCTTACAATAATTTAGCTAATGCATATTTAAATTTAAAAGATTATGATGAAGCTATAAAATATTTTAAATCTTCTATAGAAATTAATGATACTGATGAGGCTTATTATGGAATAGCCATTTGTTATTATAATAAAGGTGAAAAAGAAACTGCGGCATATTATCTAAATAAAAATATTGATAACATAAATGAAAATTACATAGATATGCTTTTTAATATTTATATAGATTTAGAAGATTATGATAAAGCATTTGTATGCGTTAGAAAAAATAATAAATATTATGATAAGCTTATAAATATTTTGTATGATAAAAAAGAGTATTCAAAAATAATAGCTTTGTTTGAAGAAAATAATGAAATTAATAAAAATAATGCAGTTAATGATAATGAGATTATAGCTAATTCATATTTCTATACTAAAAACTATGATAAAGCTATAGAATATTATAAAAAACTTTTAGAAACAAACAAAGATAATTTTATTTATTATAATAATATTGCCATTTTGTTTTTCTTAAAAAATGACTACACTTCTATTGTAGAAACTTATTTAAAATATTTAGAGAATAATAGTTTAGCTAGTTATAATATATTTTTACTTTCATATAGCTTACTTGCAAACAAAAAAATTAGCTATAATGATTTTTTAAAGCTAACAGATAAATGTTTAGAGAAAAGTATCACATATACAAATTATACAAAAACAATATATCAAACTCTTAAATATGATACCAACACTTTAAAAACCATATTTGAAAACAGAATACAATTTTGTGATTCTAACACTATATTAAAAGACGACTTTACAGAAAATCATTTAAGAGCATTAAAACCTATATTAGAAAAGACAAATATAATTTCATTTCATAAAAGTATAGATGATATTAATAATTGGAATACTGATACTATATGCGTAGAGTATGAATTATTAGACTCTAATGTATACATTATTGATAAAAATGATAATGCTAATGCATATGGCAAAAAGGCTAAATTTTTATCATCTAATGAAAATATAGAATATGGCAATTTACTTTCTATTTTTTATAAAGATAGTGATAAAATAATATCATATAAAAAAGAGTTACAATTAAAAGTAAAAGCAGTATATTTATCATATAGTTTTGATGATTCTGATATAAACCTTATGAAATGCATACTAAAAAATGAAAACATAAAACTATACAAAATGAATAATGATAATTCATATAATGAGATTTAA
- a CDS encoding lytic transglycosylase domain-containing protein, translating into MKRIVIIFSIILCAANLETHSFNINNYSFVTSNWVNLIQDISNHYNQDFWFVKDIFDISQSYDIDPLLMIALIKIESDFIPTALSKKNAYGYCQITPIANEDVDPNLNRYNHRENIILGTRFIAKLLDRFDGNIIQTLRYYNAGSNYDETRLSYSEDIKEEYDMLTSLYASKEDIYGDIYRKESF; encoded by the coding sequence ATGAAAAGAATTGTAATTATTTTTAGTATAATACTGTGTGCTGCGAATTTAGAGACACATAGTTTCAACATTAATAATTATTCTTTTGTAACAAGTAATTGGGTTAATTTAATACAAGACATTTCTAATCATTATAATCAAGATTTTTGGTTTGTTAAAGATATTTTTGATATTTCTCAAAGCTATGATATAGATCCGCTGCTTATGATAGCATTAATAAAAATAGAAAGCGATTTTATACCAACTGCATTATCTAAGAAAAATGCTTATGGGTATTGTCAAATTACACCTATAGCCAATGAAGATGTTGATCCTAATCTTAATAGATATAATCATAGAGAAAATATTATACTTGGCACTAGATTTATAGCAAAACTTTTAGATAGATTTGACGGCAATATAATACAGACTCTTAGATATTATAATGCTGGAAGTAATTATGATGAAACAAGACTTTCTTATTCTGAAGACATTAAAGAAGAGTATGATATGCTTACATCGCTTTATGCAAGTAAAGAAGATATTTATGGTGATATATATAGAAAAGAGAGCTTTTAA